One genomic window of Plasmodium coatneyi strain Hackeri chromosome 12, complete sequence includes the following:
- a CDS encoding Ribose-phosphate pyrophosphokinase, translating to MIYKIYNYSRKFYEHRDKFMKYFSAKNESVNIYHDKFQKSVYFVYENANHYNFNEYPVVLNQERQRHNGRRSYAKAKTILFANMLGLSVHSKKDENLENKDISIKKNEFSLINNKGRVSTNSKDTHNLEADSMHQGKNNKKSKDDKYEYYQELSEYSNMQIFSSNSHHELANEICSNLGIGLGRAYVGKYSDGEIALQIMDEVRGRDIYIIHSTPAGGKDIHSRLMELFLFVSTLRRSSAKKVTAVIPYLNYSRQTKQLDHFNHVHSLGAPEIAILLQACGVDAIISVDLHSPRIEGFSTDEKLFQPPLMNINPQSLAVEYFKKKKLQNPVIVSIDNDGAERTKEFWIRMKKHSLNAGFTTIVSSSYNEMNSREGHPNDDGNEGKNTSSNKYFNIFSQDRRKNSNTTTPVKNVENKNINYITPNSEKEKFTIVGDIKGCDCILVDDILDTGEKSKKVAALLKNAGASKIYLYATHAILSDGCIENINESCIDEVVTTNTIHIPSNICCEKLHILSVGKLLAEGIKRVQNEPSENSLEDFSDGEVVIREK from the coding sequence ATGatttacaaaatttataacTACTCCCGGAAGTTTTACGAACACAGGGATAAATTTATGAAATACTTTTCTGCTAAAAATGAATCTGTAAACATTTATCATGATAAATTTCAGAAGAGTGTATATTTCGTGTATGAAAATGCAAACCACTACAATTTCAATGAATACCCAGTGGTTTTGAACCAAGAAAGGCAAAGGCacaatggaagaagaagttatgCGAAAGCCAAAACTATTTTATTCGCAAATATGTTGGGTCTAAGTGTGCATTCAAAGAAAGATGAAAATttagaaaataaagacataagtattaaaaaaaatgaatttagtttaataaataataaaggcAGAGTGTCTACAAATTCAAAGGACACCCACAATTTAGAAGCGGACTCTATGCATcaaggaaagaataataaaaaatcaaaagatgataaatatgaatattatcAAGAATTAAGTGAATATAGTAACATGCAAATATTCTCTAGCAATAGCCACCATGAATTGGCCAATGAAATATGCTCCAATTTAGGAATAGGCTTAGGCAGAGCTTATGTCGGAAAATATAGTGATGGAGAAATAGCCCTTCAAATAATGGATGAAGTTAGAGGCAGAgatatttatataattcaTTCTACCCCAGCGGGTGGTAAAGATATTCATTCCCGTTTAATGGAATTGTTTTTATTCGTTTCCACATTAAGGAGATCTTCTGCAAAAAAGGTTACCGCCGTTATACCGTACCTAAATTACTCAAGACAAACTAAGCAATTGGATCATTTCAATCATGTCCATTCTCTGGGAGCACCTGAAATAGCTATACTATTGCAAGCATGTGGTGTTGATGCAATTATTTCAGTTGATTTACATAGTCCACGTATTGAGGGATTTTCCACGGACGAAAAACTTTTCCAACCCCCTCTTATGAATATTAATCCTCAATCCTTAGCTgtggaatattttaaaaaaaaaaaacttcaaaaCCCAGTTATTGTTTCCATTGACAATGATGGAGCTGAAAGGACGAAGGAATTCTGGATTCGAATGAAAAAGCATTCTCTTAATGCCGGGTTTACAACCATTGTTTCTAGCTCATATAACGAAATGAACAGTAGGGAAGGGCATCCAAATGATGATGGAAATGAAGGCAAAAACACGTCTagtaataaatattttaatatatttagtcaagatagaagaaaaaatagcaatACCACAACCCCCgtgaaaaatgtagaaaataaaaatataaattatataacTCCAAATTctgaaaaggagaaatttaCCATAGTTGGAGATATCAAAGGTTGTGACTGCATTTTAGTAGATGATATTCTGGACACTGGCGAAAAATCTAAAAAAGTTGCAGctcttttgaaaaatgcTGGAGCTAGCAAAATATATCTTTATGCTACTCATGCTATCTTATCAGACGGATGCATCGAAAATATTAACGAATCCTGTATAGATGAAGTTGTAACTACGAACACTATACATATTCCAAGCAATATATGTTGtgaaaaattgcacattttgtCAGTTGGCAAATTATTGGctgaaggaataaaaagagtTCAGAACGAACCATCAGAAAATTCACTGGAAGATTTCTCAGATGGAGAAGTAGtcataagggaaaaataa